In one Vagococcus entomophilus genomic region, the following are encoded:
- the argR gene encoding arginine repressor, with the protein MKKTNRQALIKQLILQHDIETQDELIELLEDQGVKATQATVSRDIRELSVVKTRAKNGNVKYTIFTQSAVSDEEKLKESVRDSVIKIQQVQFVNVVHTTLGTANVVAAVIDELNYPEIAGTLAGADTIVIFSPDEQAAKKMNQLIADSIV; encoded by the coding sequence ATGAAAAAAACAAATCGGCAAGCCTTAATCAAACAACTTATTTTACAACATGATATTGAAACACAAGATGAATTGATTGAGTTATTAGAAGATCAAGGGGTGAAAGCAACACAAGCGACAGTTTCTAGAGATATTCGAGAGCTGAGTGTTGTAAAAACAAGAGCTAAAAATGGCAATGTTAAATACACCATTTTTACACAAAGTGCAGTTTCGGATGAAGAAAAACTAAAAGAGAGCGTAAGAGATTCGGTCATTAAGATCCAACAAGTCCAGTTTGTGAATGTGGTGCATACGACACTTGGAACAGCCAACGTGGTTGCTGCAGTGATTGATGAATTGAATTATCCAGAAATTGCAGGAACCCTAGCTGGGGCAGATACGATTGTTATTTTCTCTCCAGATGAGCAAGCAGCTAAAAAAATGAATCAACTAATTGCAGATTCAATTGTCTAA